The following coding sequences lie in one Crassostrea angulata isolate pt1a10 chromosome 10, ASM2561291v2, whole genome shotgun sequence genomic window:
- the LOC128167751 gene encoding uncharacterized protein LOC128167751, producing MGSSSSTRKRHSDVTSASRSSPHFGVLALVNRRSPQRERPKEPPDKDTENAKISVAKLYEQRYRPAFRGIGAQYNDLFKTKPFPKAAARTDVGLVFRVRRSALNIHPFDDTEAPQRIKENTISIMNDNPDLQSICRHFQGKKSS from the exons ATGGGATCTTCGTCGTCTACAAGAAAACGCCACAGTGACGTCACATCTGCCAGCCGTTCTAGTCCACATTTCGGGGTTCTGGCGCTGGTAAACAGGCGGTCACCCCAGAGAGAACGACCCAAAGAGCCACCTGATAAGGACACAGAGAACGCGAAAATTTCTGTCGCCAAACTCTACGAACAGAGATACCGCCCTGCCTTCCGCGGAATCGGGGCCCAGTACAATG ATTTGTTCAAAACAAAACCTTTTCCAAAAGCAGCAGCTAGAACTGATGTGGGTCTTGTCTTCAGAGTCCGGAGAAGTGCTTTAAACATCCACCCCTTTGACGATACTGAGGCCCCTCAGCGCATTAAGGAGAACACCATCAGTATCATGAACGACAACCCCGACCTACAAAGCATCTGCCGCCATTTCCAAGGAAAGAAAAGCAGTTGA